One region of Pseudomonas glycinae genomic DNA includes:
- the gloB gene encoding hydroxyacylglutathione hydrolase gives MIQISALPAFTDNYIWLLQDHATQRCAVVDPGDAAPVQAWLDAHPGWVLGDILITHHHHDHVGGVETLKKATGATVYGPASESIPGRDVALKDNDTVRVLGWDFDVYAVPGHTLGHIAYYHHGLLFCGDTLFAAGCGRLFEGTPQQMHQSLSRLAALPEDTLVYCTHEYTLSNLKFAAAVEPDNRDIAARLEKVSQQRASGVMTLPSTLALEKLTNPFLRTGEILVTQKVDERNGPQNRAPSEVFAALRAWKDTF, from the coding sequence ATGATACAGATCAGTGCCCTGCCCGCCTTCACCGACAACTACATCTGGTTGTTACAGGATCATGCCACCCAGCGCTGCGCAGTGGTCGACCCAGGCGATGCCGCCCCCGTGCAGGCGTGGCTCGACGCGCATCCGGGCTGGGTGCTCGGCGACATCCTCATCACTCACCATCACCACGACCATGTCGGCGGCGTCGAGACGCTGAAGAAGGCCACCGGCGCCACGGTCTACGGACCGGCCAGCGAAAGCATTCCGGGGCGGGACGTGGCTCTCAAGGACAACGACACGGTGCGCGTGCTCGGCTGGGACTTTGATGTCTATGCCGTTCCCGGCCACACCCTCGGACACATCGCCTACTACCATCACGGCCTGCTGTTTTGCGGTGACACCCTGTTCGCTGCCGGCTGCGGCCGTCTGTTCGAAGGCACGCCGCAACAAATGCACCAGTCGTTGAGCCGTCTGGCGGCGCTGCCGGAAGACACGCTGGTCTACTGCACCCACGAGTACACCCTGAGCAACCTGAAATTCGCTGCTGCCGTGGAGCCGGACAACCGGGACATCGCCGCCCGTCTGGAAAAAGTCAGCCAGCAACGTGCCAGCGGCGTGATGACCCTGCCCTCGACCCTCGCGCTGGAAAAGCTCACAAACCCGTTTTTGCGCACCGGTGAAATATTAGTTACACAAAAAGTGGACGAACGGAACGGCCCTCAAAACCGGGCGCCGAGTGAGGTTTTTGCGGCTCTGCGGGCATGGAAAGATACGTTCTAA
- a CDS encoding methyltransferase domain-containing protein produces the protein MIDKAFAQADPDWLALIGAAREWLSGPLGQFLLNEERRMLEDELGRFFGGYLVHYGPSAETPPSAPQVQRNVRLGAPLPGVEIVCEEQAWPLSEHAADVVVLQHGLDFCLSPHGLLREAASSVRPGGHLLIVGINPWSTWGLRHVFAHDALHQARCISPSRVADWLNLLGFALEKRRFGCYRPPLASPKWQARLAGWERKAGDWQLSGGGFYLLVARKIVVGLRPVRQERREPMGKLIPLPMAKVNRRRVEP, from the coding sequence ATGATCGATAAAGCGTTCGCTCAGGCCGATCCTGACTGGCTCGCGCTGATCGGTGCAGCCCGTGAATGGCTGTCCGGCCCCCTCGGGCAATTTCTGCTGAACGAAGAACGGCGCATGCTCGAAGACGAGCTGGGTCGGTTCTTCGGCGGTTATCTGGTGCATTACGGCCCGTCCGCCGAAACACCGCCGTCAGCGCCGCAGGTGCAGCGCAACGTGCGGCTGGGCGCGCCCTTGCCGGGCGTGGAGATCGTCTGCGAAGAACAGGCCTGGCCGTTGAGCGAGCATGCCGCCGATGTGGTGGTGTTGCAGCACGGCCTGGATTTCTGCCTGTCGCCCCATGGTTTGTTGCGCGAAGCGGCCAGCAGCGTGCGCCCCGGCGGTCATCTGCTGATCGTCGGCATCAACCCCTGGAGCACCTGGGGGCTGCGCCACGTGTTCGCCCATGACGCCTTGCATCAGGCGCGCTGCATCTCGCCATCGCGGGTGGCGGACTGGCTCAATCTGCTGGGCTTCGCGCTGGAGAAACGCCGCTTCGGGTGCTATCGTCCGCCGCTCGCTTCACCCAAGTGGCAGGCCCGTCTGGCCGGTTGGGAGCGCAAGGCCGGTGACTGGCAATTGTCGGGCGGCGGTTTCTATTTACTGGTCGCACGCAAGATTGTGGTCGGCCTGCGTCCGGTGCGTCAGGAACGCCGCGAGCCGATGGGCAAGCTGATTCCGCTGCCGATGGCCAAGGTCAACCGCCGGCGCGTCGAACCGTAA
- the rnhA gene encoding ribonuclease HI — MSESVDSVELFTDGACKGNPGPGGWGALLVCKGVEKELWGGEANTTNNRMELLGAIRGLEALKRPCEVLLVTDSQYVMKGINEWMANWKKRGWKTAAKEPVKNADLWKALDEQVNRHKVTWKWVRGHIGHHGNERADQLANRGVDEVRGYKQS, encoded by the coding sequence ATGAGCGAAAGCGTCGATAGCGTAGAACTGTTCACTGACGGCGCCTGCAAGGGCAACCCCGGCCCGGGCGGCTGGGGCGCCTTGCTGGTGTGCAAGGGTGTTGAAAAGGAACTGTGGGGCGGCGAAGCCAACACCACCAACAACCGCATGGAGCTGCTCGGCGCGATTCGCGGCCTGGAAGCCCTCAAGCGTCCGTGCGAAGTGCTGCTGGTGACTGACTCGCAATACGTGATGAAGGGCATCAACGAATGGATGGCCAACTGGAAGAAACGCGGCTGGAAAACCGCTGCCAAGGAACCAGTCAAAAACGCCGATCTGTGGAAAGCGCTCGACGAGCAGGTCAACCGCCACAAAGTCACCTGGAAATGGGTCCGCGGCCACATCGGCCACCACGGCAACGAACGCGCCGACCAGTTGGCCAACCGTGGGGTGGATGAAGTTCGCGGTTACAAGCAGAGCTGA
- the dnaQ gene encoding DNA polymerase III subunit epsilon, translating into MATRSVVLDTETTGMPVTDGHRIIEIGCVELIGRRLTGRHFHVYLQPDRESDEGAIAVHGITNEFLVGKPRFAEVADEFFEFINGAQLIIHNAAFDVGFINNEFALMGQQDRADITQHCTILDTLMMARERHPGQRNSLDALCKRYGVDNSGRELHGALLDSEILADVYLTMTGGQTSLSLAGNASDGNGTGEGADNSATEIRRLPADRQPGRIIRATEAELAEHQVRLEIIAKSAGAPALWTQLLEAEAQA; encoded by the coding sequence ATGGCCACCAGATCCGTTGTACTCGATACCGAAACCACCGGCATGCCGGTGACCGACGGCCACCGGATTATCGAAATCGGTTGTGTCGAGCTGATCGGTCGACGTCTGACGGGCCGGCACTTTCACGTTTATCTGCAACCGGATCGCGAGAGTGACGAAGGCGCGATTGCCGTTCACGGCATCACCAACGAGTTCCTGGTCGGCAAGCCGCGCTTCGCCGAAGTGGCCGACGAGTTCTTCGAGTTCATCAACGGCGCGCAGCTGATCATCCATAACGCGGCGTTCGACGTTGGCTTCATCAACAACGAATTCGCGCTGATGGGCCAGCAGGATCGCGCGGACATCACGCAGCACTGCACGATCCTCGACACCCTGATGATGGCCCGGGAACGTCACCCGGGTCAGCGCAACAGCCTCGATGCCCTGTGTAAACGCTACGGCGTCGACAACTCCGGTCGTGAGCTGCACGGCGCGTTGCTCGACTCGGAGATTCTCGCCGACGTCTACCTGACCATGACCGGTGGCCAGACCAGCCTGTCGCTGGCCGGCAACGCCTCCGACGGCAATGGCACGGGCGAGGGCGCGGACAACTCCGCCACCGAAATCCGCCGTCTGCCGGCAGATCGTCAGCCGGGGAGAATCATTCGCGCCACCGAAGCCGAGCTGGCCGAGCACCAGGTGCGCCTGGAAATCATCGCCAAGTCAGCTGGCGCCCCCGCGCTGTGGACTCAGTTGCTGGAAGCCGAAGCCCAGGCGTAA
- a CDS encoding Orn/Lys/Arg decarboxylase N-terminal domain-containing protein translates to MYKDLKFPVLIVHRDIKADTVAGDRIRGIARELELEGFSIVSATDYTEGRLVASTHHGLACMLIAAEDASTNSHLLQNMAELIGLARVRAPDLPIFALGEQVTLENAPADAMAELNQLRGILYLFEDTVPFLARQVARAARKYLDGLLPPFFKALVQHTADSNYSWHTPGHGGGVAYHKSPVGQAFHQFFGENTLRSDLSVSVPELGSLLDHTGPLAEAEARAARNFGADHTFFVINGTSTANKIVWHSMVGRDDLVLVDRNCHKSVLHAIIMTGAIPLYLCPERNELGIIGPIPLSEFSRESIQAKIDASPLTKGREPKVKLAVITNSTYDGLCYNAELIKQSLGNSVEVLHFDEAWYAYAAFHEFFAGRYGMATSRSEDSPLVFTTHSTHKLLAAFSQASMIHVQDGGARQLDRDRFNEAFMMHISTSPQYSIIASLDVASAMMEGPAGRSLLQETFDEALSFRRALANLRQHIAADDWWFSIWQPPGVEGIDRVQTEDWLLQPDADWHGFGEVSDDYVLLDPIKVTLVMPGLTAGGALSDKGIPAAVVSRFLWERGLVVEKTGLYSFLVLFSMGITKGKWSTLLTELLEFKRSYDANVSLDTCLKCVAQEDPVRYRGMGLRDLCDQLHACYRSNATARHLKRMYTVLPEIAMKPAHAYDQLVRGEVEAVPIDELEGRVAAVMLVPYPPGIPLIMPGERFTESTRSIIEYLRFARTFDTTFPGFVVDVHGLQHEDEGNGRHYTVDCVKE, encoded by the coding sequence ATGTACAAAGATTTGAAGTTCCCGGTGTTGATCGTCCACCGCGACATCAAGGCCGACACGGTTGCCGGTGACCGCATCCGCGGCATCGCCCGAGAGCTGGAGCTGGAAGGTTTCAGTATCGTTTCGGCCACCGACTACACCGAAGGCCGGCTCGTGGCGTCGACCCACCATGGTCTGGCGTGCATGCTGATCGCCGCCGAAGATGCCAGCACCAACTCCCACCTGTTGCAGAACATGGCCGAACTGATCGGTCTGGCCCGGGTGCGGGCGCCGGATCTGCCGATCTTTGCCCTCGGCGAGCAAGTCACCCTGGAAAACGCCCCGGCCGATGCCATGGCCGAACTCAACCAGCTGCGCGGCATTCTCTACCTGTTCGAAGACACCGTGCCGTTTCTCGCCCGTCAGGTGGCGCGGGCAGCGCGCAAATACCTGGACGGCCTGTTGCCGCCATTCTTCAAGGCGCTGGTCCAGCACACCGCCGATTCCAATTATTCCTGGCATACCCCCGGTCACGGCGGCGGGGTGGCTTATCACAAGAGTCCGGTGGGGCAGGCGTTTCATCAGTTCTTCGGGGAAAACACGCTGCGCTCGGATTTGTCGGTGTCGGTGCCGGAGCTGGGTTCCTTGCTCGATCACACCGGGCCGCTGGCCGAGGCGGAAGCGCGAGCCGCGCGCAATTTCGGCGCCGATCACACGTTTTTCGTGATCAATGGCACCTCTACCGCCAACAAGATCGTCTGGCACTCGATGGTCGGGCGCGATGATCTGGTGCTGGTGGATCGCAACTGCCACAAGTCGGTGTTGCACGCGATCATCATGACCGGCGCGATTCCGCTGTACCTGTGCCCGGAGCGCAACGAGCTGGGGATCATCGGGCCGATCCCGCTCAGTGAATTCAGTCGTGAATCGATCCAGGCCAAGATCGACGCCAGCCCGTTGACCAAGGGCCGCGAACCGAAAGTCAAACTGGCGGTGATCACCAACTCCACCTACGACGGCCTCTGCTACAACGCCGAACTGATCAAGCAGAGTCTGGGCAACAGCGTCGAAGTCCTGCATTTCGACGAGGCCTGGTACGCCTATGCGGCGTTTCACGAATTCTTTGCCGGCCGTTACGGCATGGCCACCTCGCGCAGCGAGGACAGTCCGCTGGTGTTCACCACCCATTCAACCCACAAACTGCTGGCGGCGTTCAGCCAGGCGTCGATGATTCATGTGCAGGACGGCGGCGCGCGGCAACTGGATCGCGACCGGTTCAACGAAGCGTTCATGATGCACATCTCGACGTCGCCGCAGTACAGCATCATTGCTTCGCTGGACGTCGCCTCGGCGATGATGGAAGGGCCGGCCGGACGTTCGCTGCTGCAGGAAACCTTCGACGAAGCCCTGAGCTTTCGCCGGGCCCTGGCCAATCTGCGTCAGCACATCGCCGCTGACGATTGGTGGTTCTCGATCTGGCAGCCACCGGGCGTCGAAGGCATCGATCGTGTGCAGACCGAGGACTGGCTGCTGCAACCTGATGCGGACTGGCACGGTTTCGGCGAGGTCAGCGACGACTACGTACTGCTCGACCCGATCAAGGTCACTTTGGTCATGCCGGGCCTGACTGCTGGCGGCGCTTTGAGCGACAAGGGCATTCCGGCGGCCGTGGTCAGCCGTTTCCTCTGGGAGCGCGGGCTGGTGGTGGAGAAAACCGGTCTGTATTCATTTCTGGTGCTGTTCTCCATGGGCATCACCAAAGGCAAGTGGAGCACGCTCCTGACCGAACTGCTGGAGTTCAAACGCAGCTACGACGCCAACGTCAGCCTCGACACCTGCCTGAAGTGTGTCGCCCAGGAAGATCCTGTGCGCTATCGCGGCATGGGCCTGCGCGATCTGTGCGATCAACTGCACGCCTGCTACCGCAGCAACGCCACCGCCAGACACCTCAAGCGCATGTACACGGTGCTGCCGGAAATCGCCATGAAACCGGCCCACGCCTACGACCAACTGGTTCGCGGCGAGGTCGAGGCGGTGCCGATCGACGAGCTGGAAGGCCGGGTGGCGGCGGTGATGCTGGTGCCGTACCCGCCGGGTATTCCGCTGATCATGCCCGGCGAACGTTTTACCGAATCCACGCGCTCGATCATCGAATACCTCAGGTTTGCCCGCACGTTCGACACAACGTTTCCGGGGTTCGTGGTCGATGTGCACGGTCTGCAACACGAAGATGAGGGCAATGGGCGGCACTACACCGTCGATTGCGTCAAGGAATGA
- a CDS encoding GNAT family N-acetyltransferase, protein MQPVMNPKYPGLSVRVADEGFAEYIWGSDFSFEVAAYGTAEIGKPVAQWAMTPIVPYRKCYGIDPEEFSSFRDAADSAIFMAYLEDEPVGHLVISTNWNGFAHIDELAVHAPARRHGVAKALLDVAQFWSRKKKLPGIMLETQNNNLGACRLYERCGYVIGGIDHLRYRGIDPNTAEVALFWYRLFDNPLEHPISSPASPRLVP, encoded by the coding sequence ATGCAACCGGTCATGAATCCGAAATACCCAGGGCTGTCGGTGCGGGTCGCCGACGAGGGTTTTGCCGAATATATCTGGGGCAGCGATTTCAGCTTCGAGGTGGCCGCCTACGGCACGGCCGAAATCGGCAAGCCCGTGGCGCAATGGGCCATGACGCCCATCGTGCCGTATCGCAAGTGCTACGGCATCGATCCGGAGGAATTCAGCAGCTTTCGCGATGCCGCCGACAGTGCGATTTTCATGGCGTACCTGGAGGATGAGCCGGTCGGTCATCTGGTGATCAGTACCAACTGGAACGGCTTCGCCCACATCGATGAACTGGCGGTGCACGCTCCGGCGCGGCGCCATGGTGTGGCAAAGGCCTTGCTCGACGTGGCGCAGTTCTGGAGCCGCAAGAAAAAACTGCCGGGGATCATGCTGGAAACCCAGAACAACAACCTCGGCGCCTGCCGCCTGTATGAGCGTTGCGGCTATGTGATCGGCGGCATCGACCATCTGCGTTATCGCGGCATCGATCCGAACACCGCCGAAGTGGCGTTGTTCTGGTATCGATTGTTCGATAACCCGCTGGAGCATCCGATCAGTTCGCCAGCATCGCCTCGGCTTGTTCCGTGA